In a genomic window of Thunnus thynnus chromosome 16, fThuThy2.1, whole genome shotgun sequence:
- the LOC137200340 gene encoding probable carboxypeptidase X1 isoform X1, which produces MEKSLCMLAAVILLGGFSVQMNDAATESFYSSINSTLKSVTVEPQIRSRDGQTAAETKLLTNTTVKNTQLDTKNTKQDSEEVNSDKEEESHDKKTEDEKPQLDCPPLGLESLRVDDSQIRASSFERTGLGPHRGRLNIQSGIHDGDEYDGAWCAKYKDQHQWLEVDALHLTLFTGVILQGRNSIWSWDWVQSYKVQLSNDSVNWETCMNGTDEAIFEGNQYPEGSVLGVLPVPTVARFIRINPQTWYVNGTICLRAEILGCRVEDPHDIYSSEQEQGSKDGLDFRHHNYKEMRKLMKSVTEECPDITRIYTIGKSYMGLKLYVMEISDNPGKHELGEPEFRYVAGMHGNEALGRELVLNLMQYMCREYKRGNQRIVRLITETRIHLMPSMNPDGYETAYEKGSELAGWAEGRYSFDGIDLNSNFPDLNNIMWDAQEAAADKSKVPNHYIPIPEYYTREDATVAPETRAVINWMQDIPFVLSANLHGGELVITYPYDCTRDWAPQEDTPTADNAFFRWLSTVYASTNLVLANPDRRICHYEDFQAHNNIINGGAWHTVPGSMNDFSYLHTNCFEVTVELSCDKFPHASELPIEWENNKESLIVYMEQIHRGIKGVVRDKLTKKGIADAIIKVEDHNHDIRSATDGDYWRLLNPGEYKVVVWAKGYFPSKRHCRVGMEPHPTICDFILTKMPIERLKEIRARGGKIPQDLQLRLRALRLRKLRTSTKAINRRRESQQAQARKARSTGARRV; this is translated from the exons ATGGAAAAGTCATTGTGCATGTTGGCTGCTGTGATTCTTCTGGGAGGTTTTTCAGTGCAGATGAACGATGCAGCTACTGAGAGTTTTTATTCATCGATCAACTCGACTTTAAAATCTGTGACTGTGGAGCCGCAGATTCGCAGCAGAGACGgacaaactgcagcagaaacaaagtTACTCACCAACACCActgtcaaaaacacacagttggACACCAAGAACACCAAGCAAGACAGCGAAGAAGTGAACAGCgataaagaagaagaatcaCATgacaagaagacagaagatgagaaACCTCAACTTG ACTGTCCTCCCCTCGGCTTGGAGTCTCTGCGGGTTGATGACAGCCAGATCAGGGCTTCTTCCTTTGAGCGGACTGGTCTGGGTCCTCACAGGGGGCGGCTGAATATCCAG TCTGGTATTCACGATGGGGATGAGTACGATGGAGCCTGGTGTGCGAAGTACAAGGACCAGCACCAGTGGCTCGAGGTGGACGCCCTCCACCTCACCCTGTTTACTGGAGTCATCCTGCAAGGCCGAAACTCCATCTGGAG CTGGGACTGGGTCCAATCCTACAAGGTCCAGCTGAGTAATGACTCTGTGAACTGGGAGACCTGCATGAATGGGACAGATGAAGCA ATATTTGAAGGGAATCAGTATCCAGAGGGTTCAGTGCTTGGAGTCCTTCCAGTTCCCACCGTTGCCCGTTTCATCCGCATCAACCCGCAGACCTGGTACGTCAACGGCACCATCTGCCTCAGAGCTGAGATACTGGGCTGTCGTGTTGAGG ATCCACATGACATCTACTCTTCAGAGCAAGAACAAGGATCAAAAGACGGTCTGGACTTCAGACACCACAACTACAAAGAGATGAGAAAG CTCATGAAATCTGTGACCGAGGAGTGCCCGGACATCACCCGCATCTACACCATAGGGAAGAGCTACATGGGTCTCAAGCTCTACGTCATGGAGATCTCAGATAATCCCGGCAAACATGAACTTG GTGAGCCAGAGTTTCGGTACGTGGCAGGGATGCACGGGAATGAGGCTCTTGGCCGAGAGCTGGTCCTCAACCTCATGCAGTACATGTGCCGAGAGTACAAGAGGGGCAACCAACGTATTGTCCGGCTGATCACAGAGACTCGAATCCACCTTATGCCTTCCATGAACCCTGATGGATATGAAACAGCTTACGAGAAG GGCTCAGAGCTGGCCGGCTGGGCTGAAGGACGATACAGCTTTGACGGAATAGACCTGAACAGTAACTTTCCGGACCTGAACAACATCATGTGGGACGCTCAAGAGGCGGCGGCAGACAAATCCAAAGTCCCCAACCACTACATCCCCATCCCAGAGTACTACACCAGGGAAGACGCCACC GTTGCACCGGAGACTCGAGCCGTCATCAACTGGATGCAGGATATTCCCTTCGTGCTCAGTGCGAACCTCCACGGGGGCGAGCTGGTGATTACGTACCCCTACGACTGCACGCGTGACTGGGCTCCCCAGGAAGACACTCCCACTGCGGACAACGCCTTCTTCCGCTGGCTGTCCACCGTCTACGCCTCCACTAACCTGGTGCTGGCGAACCCAGACCGCCGCATCTGCCACTACGAGGACTTCCAAGCACACAACAACATCATCAACGGCGGAGCCTGGCACACCGTCCCCGGCA GTATGAATGACTTCAGTTACCTGCACACCAACTGCTTTGAGGTGACGGTGGAGCTGTCCTGCGATAAGTTCCCTCATGCCAGCGAGCTTCCCATCGAGTGGGAGAACAACAAGGAGTCTCTGATCGTTTACATGGAGCAG ATTCACAGAGGGATCAAGGGTGTCGTGAGGGATAAACTGACCAAAAAAGGAATCGCAGATGCTATAATCAAAGTGGAGGACCACAACCACGACATCCGATCAG CTACTGACGGAGACTACTGGCGTCTTCTGAACCCGGGCGAGTACAAGGTGGTGGTTTGGGCCAAGGGTTACTTCCCGTCCAAGCGTCATTGCCGCGTCGGAATGGAGCCGCATCCCACCATCTGCGACTTCATTCTGACCAAAATGCCCATTGAGAGGCTGAAGGAGATCCGGGCCAGAGGAGGGAAGATCCCACAGGACCTTCAGCTGCGTCTCCGAGCTCTGAGGCTCCGCAAGCTTCGCACCAGCACCAAGGCCATCAACCGCCGTAGGGAGAGTCAGCAGGCGCAGGCAAGGAAAGCTCGGTCCACCGGGGCCCGGAGAGTATGA
- the wdr32 gene encoding DDB1- and CUL4-associated factor 10, which produces MSSEHQSDSEDADESQDRPDNSGGASDKEEDPEDIDDSDEEDDIVRRVSPSPPGTSGPDRPARSASSPAPEEREPSSEPAAAPETGGGGGGGGGTDIIRGNSLFSWLQSRTIRRGVFVDPARDNFRTMTSLYCSMNPAAESVNLSTQTHGAVFNLEYSPDGSVLTVACEQTEVLLFDPISSRHIKTLTEAHEDCVNNIRFLDNRLFATCSDDTTIALWDLRKLNSKVCSLHGHASWVKNIEYDTNTRLLVTSGFDGNVITWDTNRFTEDGCPHKKFFHTRYLMRMRLTPDCSKMLISTSSGYLLILHDLDLTQSLEVGSYRMLRARRTPLSSDGGTSASRSAGTPRQGNDSSKLHPHREGLSPRNSLEVLTPEIPGERDRGNCITSLQLHPKGWATLIRCSSNMDDQEWTCVYEFQEGAPTRPLVSPRCSLRLTHYIEEANVGRGYIKELCFSPDGRLICSPYGYGVRLLAFDERCGELADCLPVQTSCLREIRSIYSHSDVVLTTKFSPTHCQLASGCLSGRVALYQPKF; this is translated from the exons GAGCGACAGCGAGGACGCCGACGAGTCGCAGGACAGGCCCGACAACAGCGGCGGCGCCTCCGACAAAGAGGAAGACCCCGAGGACATCGACGATTCGGACGAGGAGGATGACATCGTTCGGAGGGTTTCTCCTTCACCGCCGGGGACCAGCGGGCCGGACCGGCCGGCGCGCAGCGCCAGTTCCCCGGCGCCTGAGGAGCGAGAGCCCAGCAGCGAACCAGCCGCCGCGCCGGAGACAGGAGGgggcggcggcggtggcggcggcaCCGACATCATCAGGGGGAATAGTCTGTTTTCCTGGTTGCAGAGCAGGACTATTAGACGAGGGGTGTTTGTGGACCCGGCTAGGGATAACTTCAGGACAATGACCAGCTTGTACTGCTCAATGAATCCGGCTGCAGAGTCAGTCAACCTGAGCACTCAGACTCACGGAGCGGTGTTCAACCTGGAGTACTCCCCGGACGG GTCTGTGCTGACTGTGGCCTGCGAGCAGACCGAAGTCCTGCTGTTTGATCCTATTTCATCCAGGCACATCAAAACCCTGACAGAGGCCCACGAGGACTGTGTCAACAACATAAG GTTTCTGGACAATCGTTTGTTTGCCACCTGCTCTGACGACACCACCATTGCATTATGGGATCTCAGAAAGCTGAATTCGAAGGTTTGCTCATTGCACGGCCACGCCAGCTGGGTGAAGAACATCGAGTACGACACCAACACTCGTCTCCTTGTCACGTCTGGCTTCGACGGCAACGTCATCACATGGGACACTAAcag ATTTACAGAGGACGGCTGCCCGCACAAAAAGTTCTTCCACACCCGATACCTGATGAGGATGCGCCTGACGCCCGACTGTTCCAAGATGCTCATCTCTACTTCCTCAGGGTACCTGCTCATCCTCCACGACCTGGACCTCACCCAGTCCCTCGAGGTGGGCAGCTACCGCATGCTGCGAGCACGACGGACCCCCCTCAGCTCAG ATGGAGGCACATCAGCGTCCAGGTCGGCTGGAACTCCTCGCCAAGGAAACGACTCCAGCAAGCTCCACCCACATAGAGAAG GTCTTTCTCCCAGGAACAGCCTGGAGGTTCTGACTCCGGAGATCCCAGGAGAGCGGGACCGAGGGAACTGCATCACCTCCCTGCAGCTCCATCCGAAAGGCTGGGCCACGCTCATCCGCTGCTCCAGCAACATGGACGACCAGGAG tgGACGTGTGTGTACGAGTTCCAGGAAGGAGCGCCCACCCGCCCGCTGGTCTCCCCCCGCTGCTCGCTCCGCCTCACCCACTACATCGAGGAGGCCAACGTGGGGAGGGGCTACATCAAGGAGTTGTGTTTCAGCCCGGACGGACGGCTCATCTGCTCCCCGTACGGCTACGGCGTCCGCCTGCTGGCCTTCGACGAGCGCTGCGGCGAGCTCGCCGACTGCCTGCCCGTCCAGACCAGCTGCCTCAGGGAGATCCGCTCCATCTACTCGCACAGCGACGTCGTGCTCACCACCAAGTTCTCCCCGACGCACTGCCAGCTGGCCTCGGGCTGCCTCAGCGGACGAGTGGCTCTTTACCAGCCTAAGTTTTAG
- the LOC137200340 gene encoding probable carboxypeptidase X1 isoform X2: MNGTDEAIFEGNQYPEGSVLGVLPVPTVARFIRINPQTWYVNGTICLRAEILGCRVEDPHDIYSSEQEQGSKDGLDFRHHNYKEMRKLMKSVTEECPDITRIYTIGKSYMGLKLYVMEISDNPGKHELGEPEFRYVAGMHGNEALGRELVLNLMQYMCREYKRGNQRIVRLITETRIHLMPSMNPDGYETAYEKGSELAGWAEGRYSFDGIDLNSNFPDLNNIMWDAQEAAADKSKVPNHYIPIPEYYTREDATVAPETRAVINWMQDIPFVLSANLHGGELVITYPYDCTRDWAPQEDTPTADNAFFRWLSTVYASTNLVLANPDRRICHYEDFQAHNNIINGGAWHTVPGSMNDFSYLHTNCFEVTVELSCDKFPHASELPIEWENNKESLIVYMEQIHRGIKGVVRDKLTKKGIADAIIKVEDHNHDIRSATDGDYWRLLNPGEYKVVVWAKGYFPSKRHCRVGMEPHPTICDFILTKMPIERLKEIRARGGKIPQDLQLRLRALRLRKLRTSTKAINRRRESQQAQARKARSTGARRV, from the exons ATGAATGGGACAGATGAAGCA ATATTTGAAGGGAATCAGTATCCAGAGGGTTCAGTGCTTGGAGTCCTTCCAGTTCCCACCGTTGCCCGTTTCATCCGCATCAACCCGCAGACCTGGTACGTCAACGGCACCATCTGCCTCAGAGCTGAGATACTGGGCTGTCGTGTTGAGG ATCCACATGACATCTACTCTTCAGAGCAAGAACAAGGATCAAAAGACGGTCTGGACTTCAGACACCACAACTACAAAGAGATGAGAAAG CTCATGAAATCTGTGACCGAGGAGTGCCCGGACATCACCCGCATCTACACCATAGGGAAGAGCTACATGGGTCTCAAGCTCTACGTCATGGAGATCTCAGATAATCCCGGCAAACATGAACTTG GTGAGCCAGAGTTTCGGTACGTGGCAGGGATGCACGGGAATGAGGCTCTTGGCCGAGAGCTGGTCCTCAACCTCATGCAGTACATGTGCCGAGAGTACAAGAGGGGCAACCAACGTATTGTCCGGCTGATCACAGAGACTCGAATCCACCTTATGCCTTCCATGAACCCTGATGGATATGAAACAGCTTACGAGAAG GGCTCAGAGCTGGCCGGCTGGGCTGAAGGACGATACAGCTTTGACGGAATAGACCTGAACAGTAACTTTCCGGACCTGAACAACATCATGTGGGACGCTCAAGAGGCGGCGGCAGACAAATCCAAAGTCCCCAACCACTACATCCCCATCCCAGAGTACTACACCAGGGAAGACGCCACC GTTGCACCGGAGACTCGAGCCGTCATCAACTGGATGCAGGATATTCCCTTCGTGCTCAGTGCGAACCTCCACGGGGGCGAGCTGGTGATTACGTACCCCTACGACTGCACGCGTGACTGGGCTCCCCAGGAAGACACTCCCACTGCGGACAACGCCTTCTTCCGCTGGCTGTCCACCGTCTACGCCTCCACTAACCTGGTGCTGGCGAACCCAGACCGCCGCATCTGCCACTACGAGGACTTCCAAGCACACAACAACATCATCAACGGCGGAGCCTGGCACACCGTCCCCGGCA GTATGAATGACTTCAGTTACCTGCACACCAACTGCTTTGAGGTGACGGTGGAGCTGTCCTGCGATAAGTTCCCTCATGCCAGCGAGCTTCCCATCGAGTGGGAGAACAACAAGGAGTCTCTGATCGTTTACATGGAGCAG ATTCACAGAGGGATCAAGGGTGTCGTGAGGGATAAACTGACCAAAAAAGGAATCGCAGATGCTATAATCAAAGTGGAGGACCACAACCACGACATCCGATCAG CTACTGACGGAGACTACTGGCGTCTTCTGAACCCGGGCGAGTACAAGGTGGTGGTTTGGGCCAAGGGTTACTTCCCGTCCAAGCGTCATTGCCGCGTCGGAATGGAGCCGCATCCCACCATCTGCGACTTCATTCTGACCAAAATGCCCATTGAGAGGCTGAAGGAGATCCGGGCCAGAGGAGGGAAGATCCCACAGGACCTTCAGCTGCGTCTCCGAGCTCTGAGGCTCCGCAAGCTTCGCACCAGCACCAAGGCCATCAACCGCCGTAGGGAGAGTCAGCAGGCGCAGGCAAGGAAAGCTCGGTCCACCGGGGCCCGGAGAGTATGA